From Quercus lobata isolate SW786 chromosome 1, ValleyOak3.0 Primary Assembly, whole genome shotgun sequence, one genomic window encodes:
- the LOC115977646 gene encoding zinc finger CCCH domain-containing protein 14-like has translation MEYGGGRKRFRPEAALNGNGGFKKSKPEMESFPTGIGSKSKPCTKFFSTSGCPFGEACHFLHYVPGGIKVVSQMMNVAGNPTLPQPARNSAAPPSFPDGSSPPAVKTRLCNKFKSAEGCKFGDKCHFAHGEWELGKPTAPSYEDPRAMGPMPGRMGGRVESHPSNHHQSSHRAMASFGTSATAKILVDASLTGAIIGKNGVNSKHICRVTGAKLSIKEHDSDPTRRNIELEGTLDQIDQASAMVQELIANVRATSGPPMRNHATTASAPANNFKTKLCENFTKGSCTFGERCHFAHGVEELRKTGM, from the exons ATGGAGTATGGCGGTGGTCGTAAAAGATTTAGGCCCGAAGCTGCTTTGAATGGCAATGGCGGCTTCAAGAAATCCAAGCCAG AAATGGAGTCCTTTCCAACTGGTATAGGAAGCAAATCGAAGCCTTGCACAAAGTTTTTCAG CACTTCTGGGTGCCCATTTGGTGAGGCATGTCACTTCTTGCACTATGTTCCTGGTGGCATCAAAGTTGTGTCTCAGATGATGAATGTTGCTGGCAACCCAACTCTTCCACAACCTGCTAGAAATTCGGCTGCTCCACCATCATTTCCAGATGGTTCATCTCCTCCAGCTGTCAAGACCCGTTTGTGCAACAAGTTTAAGTCAGCCGAAGGATGCAAGTTTGGAGATAAATGCCATTTTGCTCATGGTGAGTGGGAACTTGGCAAGCCAACTGCTCCATCCTATGAAGATCCTCGGGCAATGGGACCAATGCCAGGCAGGATGGGTGGCCGGGTTGAATCTCACCCATCCAATCATCACCAATCCAGTCATCGGGCTATGGCTAGCTTCGGAACCTCCGCCACTGCTAAGATACTTGTAGATGCTTCACTTACTGGAGCCATCATTGGGAAGAATGGTGTGAACTCAAAGCATATTTGCCGTGTGACAGGAGCAAAGCTTTCCATAAAAGAGCATGATTCAGATCCCACCAGGAGGAACATTGAGCTTGAGGGTACTCTCGATCAGATCGATCAAGCCAGTGCCATGGTACAAGAGCTCATTGCAAATGTTCGTGCAACCTCTGGACCTCCCATGAGGAACCATGCGACAACGGCCTCGGCCCCGGCAAACAACTTCAAGACCAAGCTCTGTGAGAATTTCACTAAAGGGTCCTGCACTTTTGGAGAGAGGTGCCACTTTGCACATGGAGTTGAGGAATTGCGCAAGACAGGGATGTGA